The window TCGCCCTCTGGCACCGCCTGGGCCGGGTGGACCCGGGGGAGGCCTCCATCGCCATCGTCGTCTCGGCCCGCCACCGCAAGGAGGCCTTCGCCGCCTGCCAGTACGCCATAGACCGGGTGAAGCAGATCCTCCCCGTCTGGAAGAAGGAGCACCGCAAGGACGGGAGCTTCTGGGTGGAGGGCTTCGCCCCGGAGGACAAGCGGCTATGAGGCCACCCCCTGCGGGCGCGGGCCCAAGGGGCCCCGGGGGAAAACCCCATCGCGAAGCGGGAAAGAGGGCATGACCTCCTTCGCCTTTACTGCCTTCCTCCTCCTCCTCGTCCTCTTCGCCCTCCCCCTCCTCCTCGGCTTCCTCTCGGGCCGGGCCTACCGGGCGGGGCGGGGCCGGGTGGCCTTCGGGCTTCTCCTCTTCGGGGGGTTCGTGGGCCTCCTGGCGCGGCCTAGGCCCTTGGGCCTCCTCCTCCTCGCCCTGGGCCTCGCCTGGGGGTACGCCGCCCCCAGGCGGCCTAGAGGGGCCTGAGGTCCTCCAGAAGAAGCCAGCCCACCTCCGGGGGAAGCCCCTCCAAAACCTCCCCGAGGGCCTCCGCCGCCTCCTCGGCCAGGGGCTTCAGGGCCTCGGGGGGCTCTTCCGTGAGGACCAGGAGGGTGAGCTGGTAGAAGCGCTGGGTGTGGGTGGGGGTGCCGTCCTCAAAGAAGGGGGTGGGGGGCGGCACCTCGTCCCAAAGGAGGCGGGCCCCGGCCACCTCGCCGGGGAGGAGGGCCTTTAGGTCCAGGGCGAGGGCCCGGGGGTGCCAGAGGTAACCCTGGAAGAGGCGGACGGCCTGCACGCCCTAAGCCTACTCCAGGTAGCGGCGGGGAAGCCTCCGGGAAAGGTGGACGGCCACCTCATAAGGGAGGGTGCCCCGGGCCTCGGCCCAGGCGAGGAGGCCCGTGGGGCCGAAGTCGGCCGAGAGCACCTCAAACACGGCCTCGAGGCCCACGGGGCCGGGGAGGAGGACGGTGGTCTGGTCCATGGAGATCCGGCCCGCCACCTCCAGAAGGCGCCCGTCCGGCCCCTTCACGAACCGCACCGCCCCCCAGGGAAGCCCGTCGGCGTACCCCACGGGCAGGGTGGCGAGCCACTCCCCGCCCCGGGCCACATAGACCCCCCCGTACCCCACCCGGTCCCCCGCCTTCAGGCGCTTCACCAGGGTGGGCCGGGCGAGGATCCGGAGGATGGGCCTGAGGCCAAAGCCGGGGACGAGGCCGTAGAGGGCGAGCCCCACCCGCACCCCCGCCGTGGCCCCGTGGCGGAGGAGGCCCAGGGAGTTCTCCAGGTGGTAGAAGTACCCCTCCCCCAAGGCGCGGCGCACCTCCTGGAAGCGGCGCCGCTGCGTCTCCACGAAGGCCGCGTCCTCCCCGGCGGTGGCGAGGTGGGTGTAGACGCCCTCCACCCTCACCCCCAGGGCCTCCACCGCCCGCAGGGCCGAGACCGCCTCCTCCGAGGGAAAGCCCACCCGGTTCATGCCCGTATCCACCTTGAGGTGGGCCCGGGGCACAAGGCCCAGGGCGCGGGCCCTCTGGGAAAGGGCCTCCGCCGCCTCCAGGTTGGAGAGGGTGGGCACGAGGCCAAGCCTCAAGGCCTCCTCCGCCTCCAGGGGGTGGAGGCTTCCGAGAAGGAGGACCTCCCCCTTGATGCCCCCTTCCCGGAGGCGCCTCCCCTCCTCCAGGGTGGCCACGGCGAAGCGCCCCACGCCCTTTCCCTCCAGGAAGCGGGCGAGGGGAAGGGCCCCGTGGCCGTAGGCGTCCGCCTTGAGCACGGGGATCACCTCCCCTCCCGCCCGCCCGGCGAGAAGCCGGTAGTTCGCCCAGAGGGCGGCGAGGTCCACCTCCACCCAGGCCCGGGCCTGCACCCCTTTAGGATACCCGCCCGGGCGCACGCCCTTGGGGGCGCTCAGTCCTCCAAAAGCCCCACGAAGTGGAAGGGGTCGGGGTCCAGCCTGAACTGCCGCCGGTCCAGGAGGCCGAGGAGGCGGGCGAGCCGCTCCGTGCTTCCCCGAAGGAGGAGGTGGAAGACGTAATGCCCCTTCACCCGGGGCACGGGAGCGGGGGCGGGGCCCAGGACCTCCCCCTCCTCCGCCTCGGCCCGCAAGGCCTCCAGGAGGGCGAAGGCCTTTTCCCGGGCCCGCTCCTCCTTCCGGTGGCGCACCTCAAGCTTCACCATGCGCACCCGCGGCGGGTAGTTGAGAGCCTCCCGCAGGGCCTTCTCCTGCCACAGGTAGGCCTCCACCTCCCCCGCCTCGAGGGCCCGGTGCACGGGGTGCTCGGGGGTGAAGGTTTGGAGGACGAGAAGGGGCCTCCGCCCGGGCCTGAGCTCCGTGAGGGCCCAGAGAAGGCGGTGGTACCGCTCCGCCGCCCGGAAGTCCGACTCCAGGAGGAAGCCGTCCGCCAAAGGGAGGAGGACGAGGGCGAGGTCGGGAAGCCTAGGCCCCCGGAGGAGGGCCGTGGTCCCCACCACCACCCCCGGCCGGCCCTCGAGGAGGGGGGTGAGGTCGTCCTTCCCGTCGCCGGCGTAGCGGTAGACGGGAAGGGAAAGCCTCTCCGCCAGGGCCTCCCGGATCCAGTCCACCCCGGGCCCCTTGGGGGCGAGGAGGGGGGAGCCGCACCGGGGGCAGAGGAGGGGCGGGTCCTCGCGGTGGCCGCACTGGTGGCAGACGAGCGCCCCCTTCCCCTCCCGGTGGTACCGCAGGGGCAAGGCGCAGTCGGGGCACATGGGCCGGAAGCCGCAGTCCTGGCAGAGGAGGAGGGCGCTGTACCCCTTGCGGGCGGAGAGGACCACGGCCTGCCGCCCCCGCTCCTCCACCTGGCGGAGGAGGGCGAGGGCCCGCCCCGTGACGGGAAAGCCCCGCTCCCGCCGGAGGTCCAAGAGGAGAAGGCGGGGCTTGGGCACGGGCAGGGCGAAACCCTTTCGCTCCAAAACCTCCACCGCGGGCACCAGGGAGAGGTAGGTGAGGGGCACCCCGAGGAGGCGGGCCCTAAGCTCCGCAAGCGGGGGGACGAAGGCCCGGCTCCCCGAGGGAAGCTTGTAGCTCTCGCTCCCCTCCTCCACCACCACCAAAGAGCGGGGGGTGAAGGGGAGGAGGAGCCCGCCGTAGGTGGCGAAGACCAGGCCGCGCGGCCTCCGGAAAAACCGCTCCCGGACCGGGCCGGAAAGCCCCCCGTGGTAGGGCGTGGCCCCGGGGAAGTGGGCGAGAAACCGCTCCAAGAGGCTCACCTCGGGGAAGAGGACCAGGTGGTCCCCCTCCCCCAAAAGCCCCTTGAGCACCCGCACGCGTTCCAGAAACCTCCCGCCGTTGACCCGCTCGGGCCTCTCGGGGAGGTGGAGGGGCGCCACGTCCACCCCGTCCGCCGGGGGCGGGGCGGCCTCCTCCGGGGACGCGGTGCCGATGTACCCCTCCTGGACAAGGCGGCGCACCCGGCCCACCCCCACCCCCGCCGCCCGGGCCAGGGCCGCCTGGCTTTCGGCAAAGCCCAGCTCCCGCAGGACCTGAAGGACGCGGTCCAGCTGGGGATCGGGGTGGGCGGGCTTCAGGGGCACCAGCACCCCCCGCGCCTCCCGGAAGGCGAGCTCCTCCTCCAGCATCCCCGCCTCCCGCAGGAGGTCCAAAAGCTTGGGGTCAAAGCCCCGGGCCTCCCGCCAGTCCACCAGGGCCCCAAGCCCCGGGGGCAGGACCTTCGGGTCCGCCCCCGGGTAGAGGCGGACCCGGTGGCGCAAGGGGGGAAAGGGGGGGAGGAAGTCCGCCAGGACCTGGCCCAGGGGGGCGAAAAGGTAGCGGGCCGCCTCTTCCAAAAAGAGGATCTCCTCCGGGCGCAGGTAGGGGGCGGGGTCCAGGTAGGCGATGGCGTGGCGGAGGTTCAGGGAGGGCCGCCCCCCTTCCCCCACCACCACCCCCACCTGGACCTCCCCCCGAAAAGGAACGGCCACCCGCCGCCCCAAGGCCTCCTCTCCCTCCTGCCCCAAGGGAGGGAGGTAGCTCATGGGCGGAAGCGGCAGGGGAAGGGCCACCTGAAGCACCCGCACAGGCCTAGCATAAGGGGGTGCGGTTCGCCGTGCTCTTCTCGGGCGTGGCCCTCTACAGCGCCCTCTACGCGGTGGTCCCCCTCCTCCCCCTCCTGGAGAGGCTCTTCGGGGCCCCCCCGGGGGCCGCGGGGCCGGGGATGGGGCTTCCCCTCCTCCTCCTCGTCCTCCTCTCTCCCCTGACCCCGAGGCTTTCCCTTCCTCCCGGGGTCCTCCTGGGCGGGGGCCTCCTCCTGGTGGGGGTGGGCGGGGTCCTGGGGGCTTTGAGCCCGAGCCTTTTCCTCTGGACCCTGGCCCGGCTCCTCCAGGGGGCGGGGGCGGCCCTCGTCCCCGCCCTGGCCATCGCCCTCCTCCCCCTCCTCTACCCCAGGCGGGCCTGGGAGGTGGCGGGCCTCTACATGGCGGGCAACGTCCTTGGGGGCGGCCTCGGTCGGGTCCTCGCCGGGGTGCTGGCCGAGGGCCTGGGGGTGCGGGAGGCCCTCCTTTTCCTCTCCCTCCCCGCCTTGGCCCTGGGCCTCCTCCTCCTCGGCCTGCCCCGGGGAAAGACGCCCCCTTTAGGGCCCGCCCGCTACGACCTCCGGGCCCTCCCCCTGTACGCGGTGGGCGCCGTCCTCCTCTTCCTCAACCTCTTCCTGGCCAACCTCCTCCCCTACCGGCTTCTGGACCTGGGCTACCGCCCGGCGGAGGTGGGGCTCGTGTACCTGGCCTACCTCTTTGGCCTCCCGGGGAGCGCCCTCTCGGGCTTCCTCGCCGCAAGGCTCGGCCCCCGGCGCACCTTCCGCCTGGCCTTCCTCGGCGTCCTCGTGGCCCTAGGCCTCCTCCTCCTTCCCCCGCCCTTCCTGGTGGCGGGCTTCGTCCTCCTCATGGCCTTCCTCTTCACGGCCCAAAGCCTGGCCTCGGGGGCCGCGGGGCAGAGGGGGCCCGGGGTGAGCGGGACCTACGTGGCGAGCTTCTACCTGGGAGGCACCCTGGCGGGCCTCGCCTACCCCCTCTTCCTGCACAGCTTCCCCCTGGCGGTGGGGCTTGGGGCCGCCCTCGCCCTCCTCGCCCTCCTCCTTGCCCCCGTGGAGGCGCAGTAGCATGACCCCATGGAGGTCCACGCCGCCGACCAGTACCTGGTGGCGCCGGGAGAGGCGGACCTTTTGGAGGTCCACGCCCGCCTTGCCGGAACGGGGCTTTTCCCCCCCTTTCCCCCCGTGGAGCTCCCGGGCGGGGTCGGGGGGCTCGTGGCCCGGGGCGGCTTCGCCCAGACCTTCTTCTTCCCCGCAGAGGTCCTGGGCCTCACCTTCCGCACGCCCAAGGGGCGCCGC of the Thermus thermophilus HB8 genome contains:
- the alr gene encoding alanine racemase, which produces MRPGGYPKGVQARAWVEVDLAALWANYRLLAGRAGGEVIPVLKADAYGHGALPLARFLEGKGVGRFAVATLEEGRRLREGGIKGEVLLLGSLHPLEAEEALRLGLVPTLSNLEAAEALSQRARALGLVPRAHLKVDTGMNRVGFPSEEAVSALRAVEALGVRVEGVYTHLATAGEDAAFVETQRRRFQEVRRALGEGYFYHLENSLGLLRHGATAGVRVGLALYGLVPGFGLRPILRILARPTLVKRLKAGDRVGYGGVYVARGGEWLATLPVGYADGLPWGAVRFVKGPDGRLLEVAGRISMDQTTVLLPGPVGLEAVFEVLSADFGPTGLLAWAEARGTLPYEVAVHLSRRLPRRYLE
- a CDS encoding primosomal protein N' family DNA-binding protein; the encoded protein is MRVLQVALPLPLPPMSYLPPLGQEGEEALGRRVAVPFRGEVQVGVVVGEGGRPSLNLRHAIAYLDPAPYLRPEEILFLEEAARYLFAPLGQVLADFLPPFPPLRHRVRLYPGADPKVLPPGLGALVDWREARGFDPKLLDLLREAGMLEEELAFREARGVLVPLKPAHPDPQLDRVLQVLRELGFAESQAALARAAGVGVGRVRRLVQEGYIGTASPEEAAPPPADGVDVAPLHLPERPERVNGGRFLERVRVLKGLLGEGDHLVLFPEVSLLERFLAHFPGATPYHGGLSGPVRERFFRRPRGLVFATYGGLLLPFTPRSLVVVEEGSESYKLPSGSRAFVPPLAELRARLLGVPLTYLSLVPAVEVLERKGFALPVPKPRLLLLDLRRERGFPVTGRALALLRQVEERGRQAVVLSARKGYSALLLCQDCGFRPMCPDCALPLRYHREGKGALVCHQCGHREDPPLLCPRCGSPLLAPKGPGVDWIREALAERLSLPVYRYAGDGKDDLTPLLEGRPGVVVGTTALLRGPRLPDLALVLLPLADGFLLESDFRAAERYHRLLWALTELRPGRRPLLVLQTFTPEHPVHRALEAGEVEAYLWQEKALREALNYPPRVRMVKLEVRHRKEERAREKAFALLEALRAEAEEGEVLGPAPAPVPRVKGHYVFHLLLRGSTERLARLLGLLDRRQFRLDPDPFHFVGLLED
- a CDS encoding MFS transporter; this translates as MRFAVLFSGVALYSALYAVVPLLPLLERLFGAPPGAAGPGMGLPLLLLVLLSPLTPRLSLPPGVLLGGGLLLVGVGGVLGALSPSLFLWTLARLLQGAGAALVPALAIALLPLLYPRRAWEVAGLYMAGNVLGGGLGRVLAGVLAEGLGVREALLFLSLPALALGLLLLGLPRGKTPPLGPARYDLRALPLYAVGAVLLFLNLFLANLLPYRLLDLGYRPAEVGLVYLAYLFGLPGSALSGFLAARLGPRRTFRLAFLGVLVALGLLLLPPPFLVAGFVLLMAFLFTAQSLASGAAGQRGPGVSGTYVASFYLGGTLAGLAYPLFLHSFPLAVGLGAALALLALLLAPVEAQ
- a CDS encoding DUF3208 family protein, whose translation is MQAVRLFQGYLWHPRALALDLKALLPGEVAGARLLWDEVPPPTPFFEDGTPTHTQRFYQLTLLVLTEEPPEALKPLAEEAAEALGEVLEGLPPEVGWLLLEDLRPL